In Paenibacillus sp. G2S3, a single window of DNA contains:
- the sdaAA gene encoding L-serine ammonia-lyase, iron-sulfur-dependent, subunit alpha: MNFQTLSELAVLCEERGLTIGALMLEEQSAESGRSSDHEFSTMREYYGVMKEAVHRGMHEDTTSRSGLTGMDAQRVGAYNAADEPCLGGPAGQAMAYALAVSEVNASMGRIIATPTAGSCGIIPGVFLSCQERFGWDDDYMVSGLFAAGAIGYVIANNSFVSGAEGGCQAEVGSAIGMAAGALTELRGGTPAQAVHAVGLALKNTLGLICDPVGGLVEIPCIVRNGFGAVTALAAADMALAGVRSVIPSDEVIKVMLEVGSAMPEKHRETAGGGLAQTPTGRKIMQDLRKKK, from the coding sequence ATTTTCAAACACTTAGCGAGCTGGCTGTATTGTGTGAGGAACGCGGTCTCACGATTGGAGCACTTATGCTCGAAGAGCAAAGCGCGGAATCTGGACGTTCCAGTGATCATGAATTTTCCACGATGCGTGAATATTATGGCGTGATGAAAGAGGCTGTTCATCGCGGGATGCATGAAGATACAACTTCACGGAGCGGTCTTACAGGCATGGACGCCCAGCGTGTAGGCGCATATAATGCAGCTGATGAACCGTGCCTAGGTGGACCTGCAGGTCAAGCTATGGCTTACGCGCTGGCTGTATCTGAAGTCAACGCTTCTATGGGCCGGATCATTGCGACGCCTACTGCCGGTTCATGCGGGATTATTCCGGGTGTATTTCTCAGCTGTCAGGAACGGTTTGGCTGGGATGACGACTACATGGTATCCGGATTGTTCGCGGCCGGGGCCATCGGTTATGTCATTGCCAATAATTCGTTTGTATCAGGCGCGGAAGGTGGCTGCCAAGCCGAGGTAGGTTCTGCTATTGGGATGGCCGCAGGCGCGTTAACCGAGCTGCGCGGCGGAACGCCTGCACAAGCAGTGCATGCTGTAGGGCTAGCACTTAAGAACACTTTAGGCCTGATTTGTGATCCGGTTGGCGGACTTGTAGAGATTCCTTGTATAGTTAGAAACGGATTCGGTGCAGTTACCGCACTTGCCGCTGCAGATATGGCACTGGCTGGTGTTCGTAGTGTGATTCCTTCAGATGAAGTCATCAAGGTCATGCTCGAGGTAGGCTCAGCTATGCCAGAGAAACACCGCGAGACTGCAGGTGGCGGTTTAGCACAGACACCTACCGGTCGTAAAATCATGCAGGATTTACGCAAAAAGAAGTAA
- a CDS encoding YwbE family protein: MNGQVRADIRPGLEVDIVLKQDQPTGKLTHGTVKDILTNSPRHPHGIKVRLTSGQVGRVKNITGN; this comes from the coding sequence ATGAACGGACAAGTAAGAGCGGATATTCGTCCTGGGCTTGAAGTGGATATTGTACTTAAGCAGGATCAGCCTACAGGCAAGCTAACACACGGTACGGTAAAAGATATTCTCACGAACTCACCTCGACATCCGCATGGCATTAAGGTCAGATTGACTAGCGGACAGGTAGGACGAGTTAAGAATATTACAGGGAACTAA
- a CDS encoding HNH endonuclease signature motif containing protein, with amino-acid sequence MNDTDLLATKQCAYCHKQKPLSEFRRRTGKRSKGQSRRGACRECRRQRETLNIKLTANPLLVKLDTIQTHQHPLLERPKEGKPSSTPASSGQSNPNRRVRGLEQRRKQPHSQGAKLNPEDPTQLIPSAKGMILMRGHSDKGRRWHQEIDLALAITLVREHAAIVVNRRTIRRLYSNKDFRAYILARDNYTCYFCGAYGDTIDHLLPRAKGGHTTPDNCVCACTLCNQTKADKSVEDFMGRI; translated from the coding sequence ATGAACGATACTGACCTTCTAGCTACTAAACAGTGTGCTTATTGCCACAAGCAGAAGCCGCTTTCTGAATTTCGCAGACGTACAGGCAAACGTTCCAAGGGGCAGTCACGCCGTGGTGCCTGTCGTGAATGTCGGAGACAACGGGAAACACTAAATATAAAGCTCACAGCAAACCCCTTACTGGTGAAGCTTGATACGATCCAAACCCATCAGCACCCTCTATTGGAACGTCCCAAAGAGGGAAAGCCATCTTCCACTCCTGCTTCCTCAGGACAATCTAATCCGAACCGACGCGTACGAGGTTTGGAGCAGCGAAGAAAACAGCCACATTCTCAAGGCGCGAAGCTAAATCCTGAAGATCCAACCCAATTGATTCCTTCTGCTAAAGGGATGATTCTAATGCGCGGCCATAGTGATAAAGGGCGGCGCTGGCATCAGGAGATCGATCTAGCGCTTGCGATTACGCTAGTTAGGGAACATGCCGCTATCGTTGTGAATCGCCGAACCATAAGGCGATTGTATAGCAATAAGGATTTTCGCGCTTATATACTAGCCAGAGACAACTATACCTGCTACTTCTGCGGCGCTTATGGGGACACTATTGACCATTTACTGCCACGTGCTAAAGGTGGCCATACAACCCCAGATAATTGCGTCTGCGCTTGTACGTTATGTAATCAGACTAAAGCTGATAAATCTGTTGAGGATTTTATGGGCCGAATATAA
- a CDS encoding LacI family DNA-binding transcriptional regulator has protein sequence MTTIYDIAKRTGYSPTTVSKAFNNYSDVREKTRQEIFRVAQEMGYLPNSHARTLTTKKSWTIGVLFVENTGFGIRHPFFSAVIESFKKVAVEKGYALMFISKDVGGKQSGYLENCRIRGVDGVVVFLSDYEDPYFRELLESDIPTVIIDFETSETHTVCSDNTAGAELAVEYLASLGHRKIAHISGGMNTFPGKMRELGYKTAMKQRGFKVPKSYVVDGAFYSRESGYNAMLELLKLPERPTAIFASGDLLALGAIMAAKDSGLSVPMDISVMGYDDIDLAEYVSPALTTVRQDTELLGSRAADILLTTIEGKVLDKEAILIPVEVVERESCAPPISGN, from the coding sequence TTGACAACGATATACGATATTGCCAAAAGAACCGGTTACTCTCCAACAACGGTTTCTAAGGCGTTTAATAATTATTCCGATGTACGGGAGAAGACTCGCCAGGAAATATTTCGGGTTGCCCAAGAAATGGGATATTTGCCGAATTCACATGCCCGTACACTGACTACTAAGAAATCATGGACCATCGGCGTGCTGTTCGTAGAGAATACAGGATTTGGTATTCGCCATCCTTTTTTTAGTGCTGTGATCGAGAGCTTTAAGAAGGTTGCTGTTGAAAAGGGTTATGCCCTCATGTTTATCTCCAAAGATGTCGGTGGTAAGCAAAGCGGTTATTTAGAGAATTGCAGGATTCGTGGCGTAGACGGCGTTGTTGTCTTCTTGTCCGATTATGAGGATCCGTACTTCCGTGAACTGCTTGAGAGTGATATTCCAACGGTTATTATTGATTTTGAGACTTCTGAGACGCATACGGTATGTTCGGATAATACAGCTGGGGCAGAGCTGGCAGTGGAGTACCTAGCTTCTTTGGGGCATCGCAAGATTGCCCATATATCCGGAGGCATGAACACATTTCCAGGTAAAATGCGGGAGCTGGGTTACAAGACCGCTATGAAGCAGCGAGGGTTTAAAGTACCCAAGTCCTATGTTGTAGACGGAGCCTTTTATTCTCGAGAAAGCGGCTATAACGCGATGCTTGAGCTTCTTAAGCTCCCTGAACGTCCAACCGCCATCTTTGCTTCTGGTGACTTGCTAGCCTTAGGGGCTATTATGGCTGCTAAAGATAGTGGACTTTCCGTACCAATGGATATTTCAGTTATGGGGTACGATGACATCGATCTTGCCGAGTATGTTTCACCTGCATTGACAACGGTGCGTCAGGATACGGAACTTCTTGGAAGTAGAGCGGCAGACATTCTATTAACTACAATTGAAGGCAAGGTGTTAGATAAGGAAGCGATTTTAATTCCGGTAGAAGTGGTTGAACGGGAATCCTGTGCACCTCCGATTAGCGGAAATTAG
- a CDS encoding glycoside hydrolase family 30 protein, with amino-acid sequence MTKVQTVVTAKDTGERLTPKDAIVFSARVGSGSADVELKPEQEFQKLIGFGGAFTEAAAYTLSRLSSEKRAEVIHRYFHPVEGLGYSMGRVHIHSCDFALGNYTYVADHDIELATFDISHDHKWVLPLIKDAMEVRGGAFTMLASPWSPPAWMKTNGEMNNGGSLKPEYAEVWARYYTKFIEAYGKEGVPIWAVSVQNEPAAVQVWDSCIYSAEEERDFVKNHLGPVMHQTGHSDVNIVIWDHNRDIMVERASAVLSDPDAAKYVWGTGIHWYGGEEFDKVEKVHDLFPDKHLLFTEGCQEGGVKLGEWFTGERYGRNMIGDLNAWTEGYLDWNLVLDETGGPNHVGNLCDAPIIADTTTDEVHYNSSYYYIGHFSKFITPGAVRIGFTSEAEGILTTAFRNPDGSIAVVLMNESEDVHSVTLGLGEEIASCELAPHSIVTHLIS; translated from the coding sequence ATGACAAAGGTTCAAACTGTAGTAACTGCAAAAGATACAGGGGAACGCTTAACTCCGAAAGATGCAATTGTTTTTAGCGCAAGAGTAGGATCTGGGTCTGCTGATGTGGAGCTTAAGCCAGAGCAGGAGTTTCAAAAGTTGATTGGATTTGGCGGCGCTTTCACTGAAGCTGCAGCTTATACGTTATCACGCCTGAGCTCCGAGAAACGAGCAGAGGTTATTCATCGGTACTTCCATCCTGTAGAGGGATTAGGCTATAGCATGGGGCGTGTTCATATTCACAGCTGTGATTTTGCCCTCGGAAATTATACCTATGTTGCTGATCATGATATAGAGCTAGCTACTTTTGATATCTCTCATGATCATAAGTGGGTACTTCCGCTGATAAAAGACGCCATGGAAGTAAGAGGCGGTGCATTCACAATGCTGGCTTCTCCTTGGAGCCCTCCGGCATGGATGAAAACAAATGGAGAAATGAATAACGGTGGCTCATTGAAACCGGAATACGCAGAAGTTTGGGCACGCTACTATACGAAGTTCATTGAAGCTTATGGAAAAGAGGGAGTACCGATTTGGGCGGTTTCCGTACAAAATGAGCCGGCTGCCGTTCAGGTCTGGGATTCATGTATTTATAGTGCGGAAGAGGAGCGGGATTTTGTTAAAAATCATCTTGGACCGGTAATGCATCAAACCGGCCATTCAGATGTGAACATTGTAATCTGGGATCATAACCGCGATATTATGGTCGAGCGTGCTTCGGCCGTATTATCTGATCCTGACGCAGCAAAGTATGTGTGGGGTACAGGTATTCACTGGTACGGAGGCGAGGAGTTCGACAAGGTAGAAAAGGTGCATGATTTATTTCCTGACAAGCATCTGTTGTTCACAGAGGGCTGCCAAGAGGGCGGTGTTAAGCTGGGGGAATGGTTTACTGGCGAACGTTATGGCAGAAACATGATTGGAGATCTCAATGCGTGGACAGAAGGATATCTGGACTGGAACCTGGTACTGGATGAGACTGGAGGTCCCAACCATGTAGGCAATCTCTGCGATGCGCCGATTATTGCAGATACGACAACGGATGAAGTGCACTATAACAGCTCCTATTATTACATTGGGCATTTCAGTAAATTCATTACACCAGGTGCGGTACGGATCGGATTTACGTCTGAAGCGGAAGGTATCCTGACCACAGCATTCCGTAATCCTGACGGTAGCATTGCTGTTGTGCTGATGAATGAAAGTGAAGATGTACACAGTGTAACGCTAGGTCTAGGCGAAGAGATTGCGAGCTGCGAGCTAGCGCCTCATTCCATCGTAACGCATTTGATTTCATAA
- a CDS encoding cellobiose phosphorylase, whose protein sequence is MSNYYFESGRFVMEQFDEGKPFSSFLPGLAGLKGIPMWTFYVNRGQAICSFGVRDKNSPIMEFSPANISYKNVGMTGFRTFIKIKGEQEIYEPFQSARPDSAAKRIMTILPNGLTIEESHAGHGLKTTVHYFNLPNDDYAALVRRVEIENIGGKEIELELMDGLPEILPYGVENSGYKEIGNLLRSWMDVYNLENGIPFYKLRSSTNDDAQVSEITNGHFYLSFTGEGEKVSPIVDFELVFGGNTSLTYPDRFAGLTLSELGELPQYPVNKVPCGFSGVARRLAPGSSLILNTLVGHVNDIDKINKKAEQLCRDEYILSKSQEAAGLTEALTEDIATHTSSAVFDAYCRQSYLDNFLRGGYPFVFDNGGDGFVVHLYSRKHGDLERDYNFFSLAPEYYSQGNGNFRDMNQNRRNDVFFNPKVGSFNIKMFYSLIQADGYNPLSVQGTTFEVKPDSKAQAAEWIGEAAADHQAELVKLCSSRFTPGSLVNYIADHNVTLKVSEQQFLSGLLALSQQNIEAAFGEGFWSDHWTYNMDLVVGYLDIFPDKKQELLFGDNTYAFYDSPAYVLPRSEKYVISDGKARQYGALLEDEEKLHKLKWKAGDTHWLRTEGGHGAIYHTNLFVKMLSLALNKFATLDPFGMGVEMEGNKPGWNDAMNGLPGLFGSGMSETFELKRTVVFLLDALNDKENVQGAVDLPEEIAQLLEEVYRAVTAVLSGDLEQFNYWDTVASAREAYRARIRFGITGVESEVNLEYIREALSKFLVKIDEGINKAVKLGNGLTPTYFRFEAKKFQQVTDAEGQPVLSGYGLPKAVVEEFEVFALPYFLEGPTRWLKTLKDPVQAKEIYNLIKQTELYDPTTSMYQTSVSLEGESHEIGRMRAFTPGWLERESNFLHMSYKYLLELLKGGLYEEFYGELKTSLVPFLDPAVYGRSTLENSSFIATGGNPDPNNHGRGFVARLSGSTAEFLSMWRTMMAGSHVFRVEDGQLTLSLDPVLPGWLFDEQGNLSFKFLGGTEVTYSNPQCENTFGEKKAVIQSMTLFYHDGTVTEISGALVRGEEAEALRRGEIKQIRAIMA, encoded by the coding sequence ATGAGCAATTATTATTTCGAATCAGGTAGATTTGTAATGGAGCAATTTGACGAAGGAAAGCCTTTTTCCAGTTTTCTACCGGGTCTTGCCGGACTGAAGGGAATTCCGATGTGGACTTTTTATGTGAACCGGGGTCAGGCCATTTGCAGCTTCGGGGTACGCGATAAGAACTCACCGATCATGGAGTTCTCCCCCGCAAATATCTCTTATAAAAACGTAGGGATGACCGGGTTCAGAACCTTTATCAAAATTAAAGGCGAGCAAGAGATTTATGAACCGTTTCAATCTGCACGTCCGGATTCTGCTGCTAAGCGAATCATGACTATTTTACCTAACGGACTTACCATTGAAGAAAGCCATGCCGGGCATGGTCTGAAGACGACCGTACACTATTTCAATCTGCCTAATGACGATTATGCAGCGTTAGTACGTCGGGTAGAGATTGAGAACATCGGCGGTAAAGAGATCGAGCTGGAGTTGATGGATGGTCTGCCTGAAATCTTGCCTTACGGCGTAGAGAACAGTGGATATAAGGAAATAGGGAATCTGCTACGCAGCTGGATGGACGTATACAACCTAGAGAATGGCATTCCGTTCTATAAGCTTCGTTCCAGTACCAATGATGATGCACAGGTTAGCGAAATCACGAATGGCCATTTCTACCTGTCGTTCACTGGTGAAGGAGAAAAAGTCTCACCCATCGTAGATTTCGAGCTTGTCTTTGGTGGCAACACCTCGCTTACTTACCCAGACCGCTTTGCAGGATTAACCCTGTCAGAACTGGGCGAGCTTCCACAATATCCGGTCAACAAGGTTCCGTGCGGTTTTAGTGGAGTGGCAAGACGTTTGGCGCCGGGTAGCAGTTTGATCTTGAACACTCTGGTTGGACATGTAAATGACATCGATAAAATCAATAAGAAGGCGGAGCAGCTATGCCGCGATGAATATATCTTGTCTAAATCTCAAGAGGCCGCTGGTCTGACTGAAGCGTTGACGGAAGACATTGCTACTCACACTTCATCGGCTGTGTTTGATGCGTATTGCCGTCAATCCTATCTCGATAACTTCCTGCGTGGAGGCTATCCTTTTGTCTTTGACAATGGTGGTGATGGCTTTGTAGTTCACTTATACTCGCGTAAGCACGGTGACTTGGAGCGTGACTACAATTTCTTCTCACTCGCCCCAGAATATTATTCACAGGGGAACGGAAACTTCCGTGATATGAATCAGAATCGTCGGAATGATGTGTTTTTTAATCCGAAGGTGGGTAGCTTCAACATCAAAATGTTCTATAGCTTGATTCAGGCGGACGGTTACAACCCACTGAGTGTGCAAGGAACAACCTTTGAAGTGAAACCGGATAGTAAGGCGCAAGCTGCGGAGTGGATCGGAGAAGCTGCGGCAGATCATCAAGCTGAGCTTGTAAAGCTGTGTAGCAGTCGATTCACACCAGGTAGCCTAGTGAACTATATTGCGGATCATAATGTTACCTTGAAGGTAAGCGAGCAACAATTTTTGTCGGGACTACTAGCCCTGTCACAGCAAAACATTGAAGCTGCTTTTGGCGAAGGCTTCTGGTCGGATCACTGGACATATAATATGGATCTGGTAGTAGGTTATTTAGATATCTTCCCTGACAAAAAGCAGGAGCTTCTATTTGGGGATAACACTTATGCGTTCTATGACAGCCCAGCGTATGTGCTGCCACGAAGTGAGAAATATGTAATCAGTGACGGAAAGGCTCGGCAATATGGTGCACTCCTTGAGGATGAGGAGAAGCTGCACAAGCTGAAATGGAAAGCTGGAGATACACATTGGCTGCGTACTGAAGGCGGTCACGGCGCCATTTACCACACCAATTTGTTCGTGAAGATGTTGTCCCTTGCCTTGAATAAATTTGCTACACTTGACCCTTTCGGTATGGGTGTAGAGATGGAAGGCAATAAGCCGGGCTGGAACGATGCTATGAATGGACTGCCAGGATTGTTCGGCTCCGGAATGAGTGAGACTTTTGAGCTGAAACGTACCGTAGTCTTTTTGTTAGATGCTCTGAACGACAAAGAGAACGTCCAAGGAGCTGTAGATCTGCCAGAAGAAATTGCTCAGCTGCTTGAAGAGGTATATCGAGCGGTAACAGCTGTTCTTTCGGGAGATTTGGAACAATTTAATTATTGGGACACTGTAGCTTCAGCGCGTGAGGCCTATAGAGCACGTATCCGTTTTGGTATTACTGGGGTTGAGTCTGAAGTAAACTTAGAATACATTCGTGAGGCCCTTTCCAAGTTCTTGGTCAAAATCGATGAGGGGATCAACAAGGCGGTAAAGCTCGGTAATGGGCTTACCCCAACCTATTTCCGCTTTGAGGCGAAGAAATTCCAGCAGGTGACAGACGCTGAAGGTCAACCGGTACTTAGCGGATACGGCCTCCCAAAAGCTGTGGTAGAGGAGTTTGAGGTATTTGCATTGCCATATTTCCTTGAGGGACCTACTCGTTGGTTGAAGACACTGAAGGATCCGGTGCAAGCCAAAGAAATCTATAATTTGATTAAGCAAACAGAGCTATATGATCCGACTACGTCTATGTATCAAACCTCGGTTAGTCTAGAGGGAGAGTCTCATGAGATCGGACGAATGAGAGCCTTTACGCCAGGCTGGCTAGAGCGGGAGTCTAACTTCTTGCATATGTCCTACAAGTATTTGCTTGAGCTGCTGAAGGGCGGGCTATACGAGGAATTCTACGGCGAGCTGAAGACCTCTCTAGTTCCGTTCCTGGATCCGGCTGTCTATGGACGCAGCACGCTTGAAAATTCATCCTTTATTGCGACTGGAGGCAATCCTGATCCTAATAATCACGGTAGAGGGTTCGTAGCAAGACTAAGTGGATCGACTGCTGAATTCCTGAGTATGTGGAGAACGATGATGGCCGGAAGCCATGTTTTCAGAGTAGAAGATGGACAGCTTACGTTATCTTTGGATCCGGTTCTACCAGGCTGGCTATTTGATGAACAAGGCAATCTATCTTTCAAATTCCTAGGTGGCACGGAAGTAACGTATTCGAACCCACAATGTGAGAATACGTTTGGTGAGAAGAAGGCTGTTATTCAGAGCATGACGCTCTTCTATCACGATGGAACGGTGACCGAAATTTCTGGAGCACTCGTTCGTGGTGAAGAGGCGGAGGCTCTGCGGCGTGGAGAGATCAAGCAAATTCGAGCAATAATGGCATAA